In a single window of the Deinococcus aetherius genome:
- a CDS encoding Uma2 family endonuclease: protein MNPTPEELIERADAVGVRLELVRGLAVREASPNYRHQREVDRIRASIRAGASSCSCEHVADVLFRFADGSLKRPDIALICEPPDEAEQDGAISVLPGAVIEIVGAGYEAKDLDLAPGFYLGQGVRDVIVFDPRTLMVLHHRRDGVRRLTSPQEFALECGCVCTV from the coding sequence ATGAACCCGACGCCCGAAGAGTTGATCGAGCGCGCCGATGCGGTGGGCGTCCGGCTCGAACTCGTGCGCGGCTTGGCCGTCCGGGAGGCGAGCCCGAATTACCGTCATCAGCGGGAGGTGGACCGCATTCGCGCCTCCATCCGGGCAGGGGCGTCCTCCTGTTCCTGTGAGCATGTGGCGGATGTGCTGTTCCGTTTCGCCGACGGTTCCCTCAAGCGTCCCGACATCGCCCTCATCTGCGAGCCCCCCGACGAGGCCGAGCAGGACGGCGCCATCAGCGTGTTGCCGGGCGCTGTCATCGAAATTGTCGGCGCGGGCTACGAGGCCAAGGACCTCGACCTCGCGCCGGGCTTCTACCTGGGTCAGGGCGTCCGGGACGTGATCGTGTTCGACCCACGTACCCTGATGGTGCTGCACCACCGCCGCGACGGGGTGAGACGCCTGACCTCGCCGCAGGAGTTCGCACTGGAATGCGGCTGCGTCTGCACGGTTTAA
- the typA gene encoding translational GTPase TypA gives MEYRNIAIIAHVDHGKTTLVDGMLKQTLKLGHGEEIAERAMDSNDLEKERGITILAKNTAVEYRGVKINIVDTPGHADFGGEVERVLGMVDGALVLVDAAEGPMPQTRFVLRKAIELGLKPIVVINKIDRQDARPEEVVNLTFDLMAELGASDDQLDFPILYAVAREGKAYRDLDNPQPDMHELFDMVLEQIPAPGVDLDAPFQMLVTNLDYSEYLGRIVLGRVQRGKVKKGEFVQLIHKDGTMTKTRIVQPFTHLGLRRIEVDEVGAGDIVALAGIEDAQIGETVADLADPEALPIITVDEPTVSMVFQPNTSPFAGKDGKYVTSRHLNDRLKREVMTNVSLRVEEIRPDEFKVSGRGELHLSILLETMRREGYEVQVGAPQVIVREIDGVKHEPMEHLVIDVPEYHASTVIGVLGGRKGQMVNMEPQGNRVRVEFKIPSRALFGFRTQFLSMTQGEGIMSHIFDGYAPWSGDLKTRQNGSLVSMEDGVAFAYSIFKLQDRGNFFIDPGQDVYVGMIVGENAREQDMNVNVCKNKKLTNVRSAGADEALTLTPPRRLSLEDALEYIADDELVELTPQSIRLRKKVLNPSFRK, from the coding sequence ATGGAATACCGCAATATCGCCATCATCGCGCACGTCGACCACGGCAAGACCACGCTGGTGGACGGCATGCTCAAGCAGACCCTCAAGCTCGGCCACGGCGAGGAGATCGCCGAGCGGGCGATGGACAGCAACGACCTCGAAAAGGAACGCGGCATCACCATCCTCGCCAAGAACACGGCGGTCGAGTACCGGGGCGTCAAGATCAACATCGTGGACACTCCCGGCCACGCGGACTTCGGCGGCGAGGTCGAGCGTGTGCTCGGCATGGTGGACGGCGCCCTCGTCCTCGTGGACGCAGCGGAGGGCCCGATGCCCCAGACCCGCTTCGTGCTCCGCAAGGCCATCGAACTCGGCCTCAAGCCCATCGTGGTCATCAACAAGATCGACCGCCAGGACGCGCGGCCCGAGGAGGTCGTCAACCTCACCTTCGACCTGATGGCCGAACTCGGCGCCAGCGACGACCAGCTCGACTTCCCGATCCTGTACGCGGTCGCCCGCGAGGGCAAGGCGTATAGGGACCTCGACAACCCGCAGCCCGACATGCACGAACTGTTCGACATGGTGCTGGAGCAGATTCCCGCGCCGGGGGTCGATCTGGACGCCCCCTTCCAGATGCTCGTGACGAACCTCGACTACTCGGAATACCTGGGCCGCATCGTGCTGGGCCGCGTGCAGCGGGGCAAGGTGAAGAAGGGCGAGTTCGTCCAGCTGATCCACAAGGACGGCACGATGACGAAGACGCGAATCGTGCAGCCCTTCACCCACCTGGGCCTGCGGAGGATCGAGGTGGACGAGGTGGGCGCCGGGGACATCGTCGCTTTGGCGGGCATCGAGGACGCGCAGATCGGCGAGACGGTGGCCGACCTCGCCGACCCCGAGGCGCTGCCCATCATCACGGTGGACGAGCCGACCGTCTCGATGGTGTTCCAGCCCAACACCAGCCCCTTCGCGGGCAAGGACGGCAAGTACGTCACGAGCCGTCACCTCAACGACCGCCTGAAGCGCGAGGTCATGACCAACGTGTCGCTGCGCGTCGAGGAGATTCGCCCCGACGAGTTCAAGGTTAGCGGGCGCGGCGAGCTGCACCTCTCGATCCTGCTGGAGACCATGCGCCGCGAAGGCTACGAGGTGCAGGTCGGGGCGCCGCAGGTGATCGTGCGCGAGATCGATGGCGTGAAGCACGAGCCGATGGAGCACCTCGTCATCGACGTGCCCGAGTACCACGCGAGCACGGTGATCGGCGTGCTGGGCGGGCGCAAGGGCCAGATGGTGAACATGGAGCCGCAGGGGAACCGGGTCCGCGTCGAGTTCAAGATTCCCTCCCGCGCCCTCTTCGGCTTCCGCACCCAGTTCCTCTCGATGACCCAGGGCGAGGGCATCATGAGCCACATCTTCGACGGGTACGCGCCCTGGTCCGGGGACCTCAAGACCCGCCAGAACGGCTCGCTGGTCAGCATGGAGGACGGGGTGGCCTTCGCCTACTCGATCTTCAAGCTGCAAGACCGGGGCAACTTCTTCATCGACCCCGGGCAGGACGTGTACGTAGGCATGATCGTCGGCGAGAACGCCCGCGAGCAGGACATGAACGTGAACGTCTGCAAGAACAAGAAGCTCACGAACGTGCGCTCGGCGGGCGCCGACGAGGCCCTGACCCTGACCCCGCCGCGCCGCCTGAGCCTCGAAGACGCGCTGGAGTACATCGCCGACGACGAACTCGTGGAGCTGACGCCCCAGAGCATCCGGCTGCGCAAGAAGGTCCTGAACCCGAGCTTCCGCAAGTAA
- a CDS encoding DUF1540 domain-containing protein, producing the protein MNDMQRMQGGEQMSVVSRCGATNCRYNENEQCMAGQIEVDFSGQMAQCLTFSPEDMMGDTQTMGAGTR; encoded by the coding sequence ATGAACGACATGCAGAGGATGCAGGGTGGAGAGCAGATGAGCGTCGTAAGCCGCTGTGGGGCGACGAACTGCCGCTACAACGAGAACGAGCAGTGCATGGCGGGACAGATCGAGGTCGATTTCAGCGGTCAGATGGCCCAGTGCCTGACCTTCAGCCCGGAAGACATGATGGGCGATACCCAGACGATGGGCGCGGGCACCCGCTGA
- a CDS encoding cation diffusion facilitator family transporter, translating into MRSTTRLALGSVVVAAVVLGLKFLAYLLTGSVALYSDALESIINVAAAVAALIALRVAARPADANHPYGHTKAEYFSAVAEGVLIVLAAVAILLEAGPALLSPRPVDAPYPGLLVNLGASLLNGVWASVLLRGGHRHRSPALLADGRHVLSDVVTSVGVLVGVILAGLTGWAVLDPLLAVLVALNVLWSGWSLMRESVGGLMDAGADPATTARLRQLMSEHAEGALEIHDVRTRHAGRVTFVEFHLVVPGQMTVEEAHHICDRLEDAIRSELEGASVTIHVEPQEKAKHHGVLVL; encoded by the coding sequence ATGCGAAGCACGACGCGACTGGCGCTGGGGAGCGTGGTGGTGGCCGCCGTCGTGCTGGGTCTCAAGTTCCTGGCGTACCTCCTCACGGGCAGCGTGGCGCTGTACTCCGACGCGCTGGAGAGCATCATCAACGTGGCCGCCGCCGTCGCCGCATTGATCGCGCTGCGGGTCGCCGCCCGGCCTGCCGACGCGAACCACCCCTACGGGCACACCAAGGCCGAGTACTTCAGCGCGGTGGCGGAAGGCGTCCTGATCGTCCTCGCGGCCGTCGCCATCCTGCTGGAGGCCGGGCCCGCGCTGCTGAGTCCCCGCCCGGTGGACGCTCCGTATCCCGGTCTACTCGTCAACCTGGGGGCGAGCCTCCTGAACGGGGTGTGGGCCTCGGTGCTGCTGCGCGGGGGCCACCGCCACCGTTCCCCCGCCCTGCTCGCCGACGGGCGGCACGTCCTGAGCGACGTGGTGACGAGCGTGGGCGTGCTCGTCGGCGTGATTCTCGCCGGGTTGACCGGGTGGGCCGTCCTCGACCCCCTGCTTGCCGTGCTCGTCGCTCTCAACGTCCTCTGGAGCGGGTGGAGCCTGATGCGCGAGAGCGTGGGCGGGCTGATGGACGCCGGGGCCGATCCCGCCACCACCGCCCGGCTGCGCCAACTGATGAGCGAGCACGCCGAGGGCGCCCTCGAAATCCACGACGTCCGCACCCGCCACGCGGGCCGGGTCACCTTCGTGGAGTTCCACCTCGTCGTGCCCGGCCAGATGACGGTCGAGGAGGCCCACCATATCTGCGACCGGCTGGAGGACGCCATTCGCAGCGAACTGGAGGGCGCGAGCGTGACCATCCACGTCGAGCCGCAGGAGAAGGCCAAGCACCACGGCGTCCTCGTGCTGTAG
- a CDS encoding DinB family protein — MMTELAHLYQRDLAKLVEELDLYPDEASLWGVQPGIVNPAGNLALHLVGNLSLFIGQELGGIPYVRDRPAEFGRKDVPRAELLDAVRATAGAVQTALAGLDAAALKRPSPVTIPGFPEDANVEYLLMSLYGHLNWHLGQINYHRRLLSPQA; from the coding sequence ATGATGACCGAACTTGCCCACCTGTACCAGCGCGACCTGGCAAAACTCGTCGAGGAACTGGATCTGTACCCGGACGAGGCCTCGCTCTGGGGCGTGCAGCCGGGCATCGTGAATCCCGCCGGGAATCTGGCGCTGCATCTGGTCGGCAACCTCAGCCTGTTCATCGGGCAGGAACTGGGCGGCATCCCGTATGTCCGGGACCGCCCCGCCGAGTTCGGCCGCAAGGACGTGCCCCGTGCCGAACTGCTGGACGCCGTTCGCGCCACGGCGGGGGCGGTCCAGACGGCGCTGGCGGGCCTCGACGCCGCCGCGCTCAAACGCCCGTCCCCCGTGACCATTCCAGGCTTTCCCGAGGACGCGAACGTCGAATACCTCCTGATGTCCCTGTACGGTCATCTGAACTGGCACCTCGGCCAGATCAACTATCACCGCCGCCTGTTGTCCCCGCAGGCTTGA
- a CDS encoding ATP-dependent helicase — protein MTAAPDLPDSPLLAQLNPDQAQAANHFRGPALVIAGAGSGKTRTLVYRIAHLTLHYGVDPGEILAVTFTNKAAAEMRERAQHLVRGADRLWMSTFHSAGVRILRAYGEHIGLRRGFVIYDDDDQMDILKEVMGSVPGIGPDTNPRVLRGILDRAKSNLLTPEDLARSHELYISGVPRESAAEVYRRYESRKKGQNAIDFGDLITETVRLFKEVPGVLDRVQDRARFIHVDEYQDTNKAQYELTRLLASRDRNLLVVGDPDQSIYKFRGADIQNILDFQKDYPDAKVYMLEHNYRSSARVLGIANRLIENNSERLEKTLRAVKEDGHPVMFHRATDHRAEGDFVAEWITRLHAQGAPFKDMAILYRTNAQSRVMEESLRRVQIPAKIVGGVGFYDRREIRDILAYARLALNPDDDVALRRIIGRPRRGIGDTALERLLEWARVNGTSVLTACANAVERNILDRGGQKAVEFAELMHGMSEAADNYAPAGFLRFVIETSGYLDLLRQEGQEGQVRMENLEELVNAAEEWSQTNEGTIGDFLDDAALLSSVDDMRARQENRDVPEDAVTLMTLHNAKGLEFPVVFIVGAEEGLLPSKNSLLEVGGIEEERRLFYVGITRAMDRLFLTAAQNRMQFGKTNSTEDSRFLEEIEGGFDPVDPYGQIIEYRQKTWKDYRPAMPSQPAPSAVKNTSPMTEGMAYRGGEKVSHPKFGEGQVLAVAGVGDRQEVTVHFPSAGAKKLLVKFANLTKV, from the coding sequence GTGACTGCCGCGCCGGACCTGCCCGACTCGCCCCTGCTCGCCCAGCTCAACCCCGATCAGGCGCAGGCCGCCAACCACTTCAGGGGGCCCGCGCTCGTGATCGCCGGGGCGGGCAGCGGCAAGACCCGCACGCTCGTCTACCGCATCGCGCACCTGACCTTGCACTACGGGGTGGACCCGGGCGAGATTCTGGCCGTCACCTTCACCAACAAGGCCGCCGCCGAGATGCGCGAGCGGGCCCAGCACCTCGTCCGGGGCGCCGACCGACTCTGGATGAGCACCTTCCACTCGGCGGGCGTGCGGATTCTGCGGGCCTACGGGGAGCACATTGGGCTGAGGCGCGGCTTCGTGATCTACGACGACGACGACCAGATGGACATCCTCAAGGAGGTCATGGGGAGCGTCCCCGGCATCGGCCCGGACACCAACCCCCGGGTGCTGCGCGGCATCCTCGACCGCGCCAAGAGCAATCTGCTGACGCCCGAGGACCTCGCCCGCAGCCATGAGCTGTACATCAGCGGCGTGCCCCGCGAGTCCGCCGCCGAGGTCTACCGCCGCTACGAGTCGCGGAAGAAGGGCCAGAACGCCATCGACTTCGGCGACCTGATCACCGAGACCGTTCGGCTCTTCAAAGAGGTGCCCGGCGTTCTCGACCGGGTGCAGGACCGCGCCCGCTTCATTCACGTGGACGAGTATCAGGATACGAACAAGGCGCAGTATGAATTGACGCGGCTTCTGGCGAGTCGAGATCGGAATTTGCTTGTTGTGGGAGACCCCGACCAATCGATATATAAATTTCGAGGCGCCGACATTCAAAACATCCTCGACTTCCAGAAAGATTACCCCGATGCCAAAGTTTACATGCTCGAACACAACTACCGTTCAAGTGCGCGCGTGTTGGGCATCGCCAATAGGCTGATCGAAAACAATTCCGAGCGGTTGGAAAAGACATTGCGCGCCGTCAAGGAGGACGGGCATCCCGTCATGTTCCACCGGGCGACCGACCACCGGGCGGAGGGGGACTTCGTGGCGGAGTGGATCACGCGGCTGCACGCCCAGGGCGCTCCCTTCAAGGACATGGCGATCCTGTACCGCACGAACGCCCAGTCCCGCGTGATGGAGGAGTCGCTGCGGCGGGTGCAGATTCCGGCGAAGATCGTGGGCGGCGTGGGCTTCTACGACCGCCGGGAGATCAGGGACATCCTGGCGTACGCCCGGCTCGCCCTCAACCCGGATGACGACGTGGCCCTGCGCCGCATCATCGGGCGGCCCCGGCGCGGGATCGGGGACACGGCCTTGGAGAGACTGCTGGAGTGGGCGCGGGTGAACGGCACCTCGGTCCTGACCGCCTGCGCGAACGCCGTCGAGCGGAACATCCTCGACCGGGGCGGGCAGAAGGCGGTCGAGTTCGCCGAACTCATGCACGGGATGAGCGAGGCCGCCGACAACTACGCGCCCGCCGGGTTCCTGCGCTTCGTGATCGAGACGAGCGGCTACCTCGACCTGCTGCGTCAGGAGGGACAGGAGGGCCAGGTGCGGATGGAGAACCTAGAGGAACTCGTCAACGCCGCCGAGGAGTGGTCGCAGACGAACGAGGGCACGATTGGGGATTTCCTCGACGACGCGGCCCTGCTCTCCAGCGTGGACGACATGCGCGCGAGGCAGGAGAACCGCGACGTGCCGGAGGACGCCGTCACCCTGATGACCCTGCACAACGCCAAGGGGCTGGAGTTCCCGGTCGTGTTCATCGTGGGGGCGGAGGAGGGGCTGCTGCCCAGCAAGAACTCGCTGCTGGAGGTGGGCGGCATCGAGGAGGAACGGCGCCTCTTCTACGTCGGCATCACCCGGGCGATGGACCGCCTCTTCCTGACCGCCGCGCAGAACCGGATGCAGTTCGGCAAGACGAACAGCACCGAGGACAGCCGCTTCCTGGAGGAGATCGAGGGTGGCTTCGACCCGGTGGACCCCTACGGGCAGATCATCGAGTACCGCCAGAAGACGTGGAAGGACTACCGCCCGGCCATGCCGAGCCAGCCTGCGCCGAGCGCCGTCAAGAACACCAGCCCGATGACTGAGGGCATGGCCTACCGGGGCGGCGAGAAGGTCAGCCACCCCAAGTTCGGCGAGGGGCAGGTCCTCGCGGTGGCGGGTGTGGGCGACCGGCAGGAGGTGACGGTGCATTTCCCGTCGGCGGGCGCCAAGAAACTGCTCGTGAAGTTCGCCAACCTCACTAAGGTCTGA
- a CDS encoding NUDIX domain-containing protein, producing the protein MTDIRLPLGGLKFSVRVAVLCVRGNYLLANTARWLGFWFLPGGALSTSEDVLTCAAREWLEETGTPPGQMHLVGVLENFFGPPEKRQHEIGFYFRMEAPAELPDVGFTVLDNPDYFYDWVPLSEVASRPVYPLAVAEFLKVRPGEVRHLVERN; encoded by the coding sequence ATGACCGACATTCGCCTCCCCCTCGGCGGCCTCAAGTTCAGCGTCCGCGTCGCCGTCCTCTGCGTTCGGGGAAATTACCTGCTGGCAAACACGGCCCGGTGGCTCGGATTCTGGTTCCTCCCCGGCGGCGCCCTTTCGACGAGCGAGGACGTGCTGACCTGCGCCGCCCGCGAGTGGCTGGAGGAGACGGGCACGCCGCCCGGACAGATGCATCTCGTGGGCGTGCTGGAAAACTTCTTCGGCCCACCGGAGAAGAGGCAGCACGAGATCGGCTTCTACTTCCGCATGGAGGCACCTGCCGAACTCCCCGATGTGGGCTTCACGGTGCTTGACAATCCCGACTACTTCTACGACTGGGTGCCGCTGTCCGAGGTCGCCTCGCGCCCCGTCTACCCTCTCGCCGTCGCCGAGTTCCTGAAGGTCCGGCCCGGCGAGGTGCGCCACCTTGTCGAGCGGAACTGA
- a CDS encoding metallophosphoesterase family protein: MRLAILGDVHGNRFALEAVLADIREAAPDAVLNLGDTVWGGADPAGAWALQTREAPPTVRGNTDEFLLTDPAELDPGTRANREFLERELGGVPPELARLPVTATVADGEVLLTHGSPASPWDALFQTREGDSSRPARPGEMLERVSAWPASRVVVVGHTHREGIVSHGGVTFVNAGAVSRQMHGDPAARWVLLERRAGLWDVTFRRTGYDVEAAASWAEAHAPNGAQEARLLRTGRRE; the protein is encoded by the coding sequence ATGCGACTGGCGATCCTGGGCGACGTACACGGCAACCGCTTCGCACTGGAGGCGGTGCTGGCCGACATTCGAGAGGCGGCACCGGACGCGGTGCTCAACCTGGGCGATACGGTGTGGGGCGGGGCCGACCCGGCGGGGGCGTGGGCCCTCCAGACCCGGGAGGCGCCGCCCACCGTGCGGGGCAACACCGACGAGTTCCTGTTGACCGACCCCGCTGAATTGGACCCCGGGACGCGGGCGAACCGTGAGTTTCTGGAGCGCGAGCTGGGCGGGGTGCCGCCCGAACTCGCCCGGCTACCCGTGACCGCGACCGTGGCGGACGGGGAGGTCCTGCTCACGCACGGCAGCCCGGCGAGTCCCTGGGACGCCCTCTTCCAGACGAGGGAGGGAGACTCCTCGCGCCCCGCCCGGCCGGGCGAGATGCTGGAGCGGGTTTCCGCGTGGCCCGCCTCCCGGGTGGTCGTTGTCGGGCACACCCACCGGGAGGGAATCGTCTCCCACGGGGGAGTCACCTTCGTGAACGCGGGTGCGGTGTCGAGGCAGATGCACGGGGACCCGGCGGCCCGCTGGGTGCTGCTCGAACGCCGCGCGGGCCTCTGGGACGTGACCTTCCGCCGCACCGGGTACGACGTGGAGGCTGCGGCAAGTTGGGCCGAGGCCCACGCGCCGAACGGGGCGCAGGAGGCGCGGCTGCTGCGAACCGGGCGACGAGAGTAA
- the nudC gene encoding NAD(+) diphosphatase, producing the protein MIRPASFAPSVRVAPSEGALLFIFLEGRLLLREDGALPRGRPDEFPVDLVNPLGLLDGMPVVGARLAGEVPPGFTLRPLRGTYGVLPEDLFGLAGYAVQIVEWDRTHRFCGACGTPTVRSERETSKVCPNCGLTAYPRVAPVVMVLVTRGEGEGRELLLARGPHFAPGMYSALAGFVEPSETLEHACHREVREEVGVEIAGLRYRFSQPWPFPHSLMIAFTAEDAGGDLALQPEEIEDAGWYSVGALPTLPPPFSIARRLIETVARGE; encoded by the coding sequence ATGATCCGCCCCGCTTCCTTCGCGCCGTCCGTGCGGGTGGCCCCCTCCGAGGGCGCGCTGCTCTTCATCTTCCTGGAAGGCCGCCTGCTCCTGCGGGAGGACGGCGCCTTGCCACGAGGCCGCCCCGATGAGTTCCCCGTGGACCTCGTGAACCCGCTCGGTCTGCTGGACGGCATGCCCGTGGTGGGCGCGCGGCTGGCGGGCGAGGTGCCCCCGGGCTTCACCCTCCGTCCCCTGCGCGGCACGTACGGCGTGCTTCCCGAAGACCTGTTCGGCCTTGCCGGGTACGCGGTGCAGATCGTGGAGTGGGACCGCACCCACCGCTTCTGCGGGGCCTGCGGGACGCCCACCGTCCGCAGCGAGCGGGAAACGTCGAAGGTCTGTCCCAACTGCGGCCTGACCGCCTATCCCCGCGTCGCCCCCGTCGTGATGGTGCTCGTCACGCGCGGGGAGGGCGAGGGCCGGGAGTTGCTGCTCGCGCGCGGCCCCCACTTCGCCCCCGGCATGTACTCGGCGCTGGCAGGCTTCGTGGAGCCGTCCGAGACGCTGGAGCACGCCTGCCACCGCGAGGTGCGCGAGGAGGTGGGGGTGGAGATCGCCGGGCTGCGCTACCGCTTCAGCCAGCCCTGGCCCTTTCCACACTCCCTGATGATCGCCTTCACCGCCGAGGACGCGGGCGGCGACCTCGCGCTTCAGCCGGAGGAGATCGAGGACGCGGGGTGGTATTCGGTCGGCGCCCTCCCCACCCTGCCCCCGCCCTTCAGCATCGCCCGCAGGCTGATCGAGACGGTGGCGCGGGGGGAGTGA
- a CDS encoding vWA domain-containing protein, translating to MTPPDFGHLISGSRLRLRGKSAFFATLLLHAEFVPSKEVIAAGTDGERVYVNPEVAASLPPDVLDGLLLHEVLHAALSHVERRGPREKKRWNRAADTIVNGMVAAAGLPTPPQATRDEHLEKLSVEEVYSALEGQEADEGEEESDDLLDGPPSDAPPRGSKPGQNAARQWQQALAQARSVDAMTGGKGDDPLGAHRELARLAPSRLDWRAQLWRFLARTPVDFGGFDRRFVGRGLYLEALDDESLTALIAVDTSGSVDDAAVRALVAEVQGVLGAYPHVKAILYYADTEAYGPFELRPGDAVPQPQGGGGTDFRPIFGLAGTHEPDVLVYLTDGYGDFPEQPPEVPTLWAVTPGGLEDEGFPFGDVLRLEE from the coding sequence ATGACCCCCCCCGACTTCGGGCACCTCATCTCCGGTTCCCGCCTGCGGCTGCGCGGCAAGTCGGCCTTCTTCGCCACGCTGCTGCTGCACGCGGAGTTCGTGCCCTCAAAGGAGGTGATCGCGGCGGGCACCGACGGCGAGCGGGTGTACGTGAACCCGGAGGTCGCGGCGAGTCTGCCCCCCGACGTGCTCGACGGGCTGCTCCTCCACGAGGTGCTGCACGCCGCGCTTTCGCACGTCGAGCGGCGCGGGCCGCGCGAGAAGAAACGCTGGAACCGGGCCGCCGACACCATCGTGAACGGAATGGTCGCCGCCGCCGGGCTGCCCACTCCCCCCCAGGCCACGCGCGACGAACACCTGGAAAAGCTGAGCGTGGAGGAGGTGTACTCCGCCCTGGAGGGGCAGGAGGCGGACGAGGGCGAGGAGGAGTCGGACGATCTGCTCGACGGCCCGCCCTCCGACGCGCCGCCCAGGGGGAGCAAGCCGGGCCAGAACGCGGCGCGGCAGTGGCAGCAGGCCCTCGCCCAGGCGCGCAGCGTGGACGCGATGACGGGCGGTAAGGGCGACGATCCGCTGGGCGCCCACCGCGAACTCGCCCGGCTGGCCCCCTCCAGGCTCGACTGGCGGGCGCAACTGTGGCGCTTCCTGGCCCGGACCCCGGTGGACTTCGGGGGCTTCGACCGCCGCTTCGTGGGGCGCGGGCTGTACCTGGAGGCGCTGGACGACGAGTCGCTGACGGCGCTGATCGCCGTGGACACCTCGGGCAGCGTGGACGACGCGGCGGTGCGGGCGCTCGTCGCCGAGGTGCAGGGGGTTCTGGGTGCGTACCCGCACGTCAAGGCGATCCTCTACTACGCGGACACCGAGGCCTACGGCCCCTTCGAGCTGCGCCCCGGCGACGCAGTTCCCCAGCCGCAGGGGGGCGGCGGAACCGACTTCCGGCCTATCTTCGGGCTCGCGGGGACGCACGAGCCCGACGTGCTGGTCTACCTGACGGACGGGTACGGGGACTTTCCGGAGCAGCCCCCCGAGGTGCCGACCCTGTGGGCGGTCACACCGGGCGGGCTGGAGGACGAGGGCTTTCCCTTCGGGGACGTGCTGCGGCTGGAGGAGTAG
- a CDS encoding ATP-binding protein, whose protein sequence is MSLTPTELQAYLSALATGELKLSTMIWGPPGVGKSSVVAQVAQRHSLDFVDVRLSQLAPTDLRGLPVPESDGQGGGVSRWYPPEFLPRSGRGILFLDEVNMAPPTMQGMAQQLILDRRVGSYELPEGWFVWAAGNRKEDRASVFDMPAPLANRFLHLTVRPDFDSWRAYALGRGLHEHVVAFLTFRPELLHRLDPAQPAWPSPRAWEMASQLHRARLDVAPAVGEAAGAEFSAFVRLYEQLPDLGLVLRGQGAGLRLPDEPSVRYAAVVGLAARAQNADEAYHAFQWLSESAGPEWLQLYVATLVSKFQAIGQLGELAGLLGRDERLAALVQGTLALAEG, encoded by the coding sequence GTGAGCCTTACCCCGACCGAACTGCAAGCCTACCTCTCGGCCCTCGCCACCGGGGAACTCAAGCTCTCGACGATGATCTGGGGGCCGCCCGGCGTGGGCAAGAGCAGCGTGGTCGCGCAGGTGGCCCAGCGTCACAGTCTCGACTTCGTGGATGTGCGGCTCTCGCAACTTGCCCCCACCGACCTGCGCGGCCTGCCCGTTCCCGAGTCCGACGGGCAGGGCGGGGGCGTGAGCCGGTGGTACCCGCCCGAGTTTCTGCCCCGGTCGGGACGCGGCATCCTCTTTCTCGACGAGGTGAACATGGCGCCGCCCACCATGCAGGGAATGGCGCAGCAACTGATCCTCGACCGCCGGGTGGGAAGCTACGAGTTGCCGGAGGGCTGGTTCGTGTGGGCAGCCGGGAACCGCAAGGAGGACCGCGCCTCGGTCTTCGACATGCCCGCGCCCCTCGCCAACAGATTTCTGCACCTCACCGTGCGGCCCGACTTCGACTCGTGGCGGGCGTACGCGCTGGGGCGCGGCCTGCATGAGCACGTGGTCGCCTTTCTCACCTTCCGCCCCGAACTGCTGCACCGCCTCGACCCCGCCCAGCCCGCGTGGCCCAGCCCGCGCGCCTGGGAGATGGCCTCGCAACTTCACCGCGCCCGCCTCGACGTGGCCCCCGCCGTGGGAGAGGCCGCCGGGGCCGAGTTCAGCGCCTTCGTCCGCCTGTACGAGCAACTGCCCGACCTCGGCCTGGTGCTGCGCGGCCAGGGAGCGGGCCTGCGCCTTCCCGACGAGCCCAGCGTCCGCTACGCCGCCGTCGTGGGTCTGGCCGCCCGGGCGCAGAATGCCGACGAGGCCTACCACGCCTTCCAGTGGCTCTCGGAGAGCGCGGGGCCCGAGTGGCTGCAACTTTACGTCGCCACCCTGGTCAGTAAGTTCCAGGCCATCGGGCAACTCGGCGAGCTGGCCGGGCTCCTGGGGCGCGACGAGCGGCTGGCGGCGCTGGTGCAGGGGACGCTGGCTTTGGCGGAAGGATGA